The Osmia bicornis bicornis chromosome 11, iOsmBic2.1, whole genome shotgun sequence genome includes the window CCTGTCCGGTCTATTCTGCCCTCCTCATTCTTCGCGATTCGATCGCATGCCGCCCGCTGTTGCACGGCTGACCAGACGGGAGAACACACTGGAATTTCGCGGGAACCTTCGCCAAGAATAATCGAAACGTTAAGAGGATTTAGAGGTATATCTCAGCGAATGATACACGGTTTGCATTCTTGTGATGCACGAGCCGGTGTCAGGAAGTTCAACGTTGGCGGGCTGAATGATCGAATCAGGATATATAGCACGACCAGTTTCAGAAGATCCCTGAAGGAGTGGTCAGTACGTGGTAGGACGAGTGGCGGGAATCATGCTCTCCCTTCCATCGCCATTCGTGGCCAGAGCATGCTTATCGATCTACACGCGTTACAAGCGTTATACACCTGTGGCTCCCCCACTATACCTCTTACTTTATCACCGAGTTACATGATGTTACCTGACGAACAGGGGGAGGGCCCACATTCGAGAAGACTAGGACAAAGAAAGTGGGACAAAGAGTAGAGAATTATGCGACTAGTACATGGCCAGTTGTGTACATCGTAACGTTTCAGAAATCCGAGAGAAATTAGAATCCGCGAGGTTCGCTACCGCGTTGCACACGCCTTCCGATGAATTTCGAAACACCTGTTGAGTCTCGTGATCAGAGAACCGGAGATAAACTTGTACTTTTTACACTTGATTTATTTCCTCGTACGTTCTAGAACgatctaatttttaatttatgatttaACAGCTTGTAAATGTGAAAAATTACATATTCAAGAATGCTCGAACGTGTATATCAGAGTTTGTAACTCATAAATGATATATGTActtaaaaatttccaaatacGATTATTGCGGTATTCAACGTTTAAGTCGTTAGTGTCATGTACAAACGATATCGAACACTTAATCAGTATCGATGAACGTAATTTAAGAGCGTTTAGTTAACGAGGATAGAAATGCACGCGAATAATTTGTCTAAGACTGGCTCGATTTCAAGGGTTGTTGTTCGTGCGACGAGGCGTTAGTCTTAGAGGCTCCGTTCACCGGGTACTGATTTCCAATCCGGGTGGTGCTTAGAGTGATACTAATTGGCGTAGCGTTCAAAAGTTGTTGACGAACTGGGCACTGTCGGTAGCCTGTAATTGAAAATACAAAGAACAATGTTAGACGTTCGTTAAGAAAACGTGACCAACAGTTACGTATAGTTAATGAActcgttaaccctttcaacGATCCACCACCACCGATTTCAAGTATAAATTATGCGTTTTTCGTGCGCTGACGTCAACAACAGATAATAGGAGAGCGATTTCtcgaaaagagagaaagaagaatatcTAATCGGTCCATTCGCCGTTGGAACTTTACGAAAAAAGAAGTTACGTGTTGCGTTAAATTTTAGATAAAATAATGTTCGTATCTTTGAccgttcaatgtacatacagtgggtgatcaaattattagagccatggtatgaaaaatttgttgaaatagAGCTAGAATTTTAAGGTTTTTACATTGTGTAACTTTTACTCAACAATTCTCCActattaatatacaaaaaaatacttataaaaataagcaaatacatttaaaagattatatttacaaatgtAATGTTAgtatttcctttttccaacTGTGTATCATAACTTTACATATcataaaaaagtaagaaaaacTCTGTTTAACTCGGTTTCCATTTAAGAAtgaatcatttaaaatataaaatcatcaatttatgcgagtggctctaataatttgatcacccacaGTACATTGTACGAGAATTTTTGTTTCCTCTTTCGTAGCCTTGCAAATGACACAGACAGATTTGGCTCGATGACAATTTTAAAGATAAAACAAACTTGTATTAATTTGTCATTATGATTTTTGACGAAACACACGATACAAGTATTTGTAATGCCCCTGTGACCGCGTAGCTGGCGATACGATaattttctgatattttaCTATAAGGAAACAAGAGAAATTCTAGTAAGAGACCTCTCTTAATATTTTATCTCAGGTCAGAAGCTTTTGCATCTTATaactatataaaaattaatataccaGCATGATGCGGTCCGGAACAGTGACAACAAATAGGATTGTTTCGTGGCCTGGGACAAAATTCAACGCTGTGCGGTTCACCGCACCGAACGCAACGCGGTAAATGTCTGCAGTTAGCGGCCATATGCCAGAAACCCTGACACCGGTAACATTGTAGTACACCGTCTCCTGTTTGGAAGTTCGATGCCTCgagaaaattatttacgaTTCCTGGGCCAGCTTGCAACGGTCCAGCGGCATTTCCGGTCCCGCCGCGCCACCAGCGCTCCGGAACCGCGGTGAATCGGGCTGCGCCAAAAAAGTCCAAGCCTTGACGCAACAATAGCTCGTAATGTCCTGCATCGAGTACCTGAAACGAATAACAATGAGTTAACGTGAATTTCTTACAAGCATCATTTTACGAATCATAGTCTTTAATACGAGATGTACAAGTTAAGAGATTAAGAGTTTTTGAGGTCGTTTATCAGATAATCGGGTTATCGAAAAACGTTGTACGTATTTTCAATTCAACGTTAAATCAACGCGcagtataataataatttgttcgAATAGTATAACGGTAAAAGCTAGCTTCTCTCCCCCTTTCCCAGTCCGCTTATTGTGCACGAGCCAAGTTCTATATTCAAGTATTTGTTATCATCGTTTCGTTAAGAAGTAATTAGCACACAGATAATACTTTCATAGTTATTCCGATATCTATTCTTAAGCTGTCTAACCTGAAACAGTTAATACACATTAGTCCTCTTAATGTCTATGTCATTTGCAAGTTGTCtgataaagaaataaagtgTGATTATGGTAATTACCTCGACGCGTATATACTGTCGCCAGCGTTCGACGCTTCCTGTCGCTATTCCTTGCTTCGCCAGGGCCGAGTTAATGTCCTGCAGAGGAATTGCCCATGGTACATCGCGTAGAAGAACCGCTTGTCTGTAACGAGAATCCTTCGCCGAGAATCGAGCCACCTAGTTAAACAATGATAATAATTCTTAGCTATTTATTTTCGTATAATACAGTGGTATAACATCAGAGAAACAGGAAACGCTCTAACGCGTTCTCTAAGAGACCCGAGAATCAATGAGAAGTTGTGCAAGCTCGCTTATCTCACTTTCTTACATAAGAGAAAGCAAAGAGGAAAGCGGATTGCAACGCGAAATAACTACATATGTATAGTACACTGGTTGGACTTGTGTCATGTTAAATATTCCACCAGTTGCACGAATATTGCTCGTTTAAACCGTCGGAGACAAGATAGTGAAATCGAATACGTTTCCAGACTAATTGTCACGATAACTGCGAAAATTTCAAGGTCGCACATGTcgtttctcatttttttttatacaataaGAATGGAACGGTATAATTATCTGTTGTGGTTTTTCTGTGCACGATGAAGAATAAGTTAACTGATTTGCATTATTGTGAAAGTAATTTGAATAACGTGTTTGCGTTACTaggttcttcttttttttttttaagtagtTATGGAATTGAAAGCAGCGTTCGTGAAACACTGATCGATACTGTGCAATAAATTATGCAACGTCTACATTTAAAGTAATAGGAAAAGTGGAGATACTTGTACGGGTCCTTGAAAAACTCGCGCTAGGTCACCCCGTTGTAAAAGTTTTTCAGCATCGGTTTCTCGCGCAAACGCCGCTATCAGACCGCAAGGAGTTTCAGACACGTGCCATCCCGCTGAAGGATCGGACGCGCGGATCACCTCTTCGAGATTGGAATGTAATAACTCTCCACCTGGCACAACTTACTTCTCATTACATGTATACTAAGCATCTAacaatatacagggtgtaatgcaaaagatttttcgtaattaataattacgaacaccctgtataaatagagttattttataaaacagcTTTATAATTAAATGCTGATGCAATAAATTCCAATTATAACAATCCTTACTCGTTACCGtaacgaaaaaaagaaaatgtgaaaatttcagtttccCTTATGTTACGTGATCGCGTACAAAGTTATTTATACAAAAAGTTTAgttaaataaagaaacaggCAATTTGCCACCTTGCGTTCCTTGCGCTTGACCTTGAGGGCTGACAGCACGCGAGATGTAGAGCGAACATGTGAACTCTTCCTGACCGGAAACACGTGCTCGGTCGTCGCATACGTCATCCGATGATATGCTCCGTTCCATAATTCTACCCTCCACCAATGTTTCGGATTTTTTATCCTCTTGAAGCGGTTCCTCCTCCATTCTGTGCACCTTGTGCACCATCAAATGGTTCCCTAAAACGACAAGTaattagaaacaaaattttcagaTTATCATTGaacagtatttttttttctcttgaaTTGAAAATCATATCCGATAACGCGTTTACAGAAACAACCTTACCGATAGATTTGCGCGCGACTATTAATCGAT containing:
- the LOC114873429 gene encoding uncharacterized protein LOC114873429 isoform X1, whose product is MYRLIVARKSIGNHLMVHKVHRMEEEPLQEDKKSETLVEGRIMERSISSDDVCDDRARVSGQEEFTCSLYISRAVSPQGQAQGTQGGELLHSNLEEVIRASDPSAGWHVSETPCGLIAAFARETDAEKLLQRGDLARVFQGPVQVARFSAKDSRYRQAVLLRDVPWAIPLQDINSALAKQGIATGSVERWRQYIRVEVLDAGHYELLLRQGLDFFGAARFTAVPERWWRGGTGNAAGPLQAGPGIVNNFLEASNFQTGDGVLQCYRCQGFWHMAANCRHLPRCVRCGEPHSVEFCPRPRNNPICCHCSGPHHAGYRQCPVRQQLLNATPISITLSTTRIGNQYPVPAKFQCVLPSGQPCNSGRHAIESRRMRRAE
- the LOC114873429 gene encoding uncharacterized protein LOC114873429 isoform X3, with translation MVHKVHRMEEEPLQEDKKSETLVEGRIMERSISSDDVCDDRARVSGQEEFTCSLYISRAVSPQGQAQGTQGGELLHSNLEEVIRASDPSAGWHVSETPCGLIAAFARETDAEKLLQRGDLARVFQGPVQVARFSAKDSRYRQAVLLRDVPWAIPLQDINSALAKQGIATGSVERWRQYIRVEVLDAGHYELLLRQGLDFFGAARFTAVPERWWRGGTGNAAGPLQAGPGIVNNFLEASNFQTGDGVLQCYRCQGFWHMAANCRHLPRCVRCGEPHSVEFCPRPRNNPICCHCSGPHHAGYRQCPVRQQLLNATPISITLSTTRIGNQYPVPAKFQCVLPSGQPCNSGRHAIESRRMRRAE
- the LOC114873429 gene encoding uncharacterized protein LOC114873429 isoform X2; protein product: MYRLIVARKSIGNHLMVHKVHRMEEEPLQEDKKSETLVEGRIMERSISSDDVCDDRARVSGQEEFTCSLYISRAVSPQGQAQGTQGGELLHSNLEEVIRASDPSAGWHVSETPCGLIAAFARETDAEKLLQRGDLARVFQGPVQVARFSAKDSRYRQAVLLRDVPWAIPLQDINSALAKQGIATGSVERWRQYIRVEVLDAGHYELLLRQGLDFFGAARFTAVPERWWRGGTGNAAGPLQAGPGIVNNFLEASNFQTGDGVLQCYRCQGFWHMAANCRHLPRCVRCGEPHSVEFCPRPRNNPICCHCSGPHHAGYRQCPVRQQLLNATPISITLSTTRIGNQYPVNGASKTNASSHEQQPLKSSQS